The genomic interval ttttattggaaCGCATCCTTGGTTACTGGAAGTATACACATGGTTAAGGCATGTTCAATATTGGTTACTGTGCATATCCCACATTTAACCCCGTGTCATCCAAACGCGCGATACACTGTTTAAACATCGTCGTTTATTTGCACAATAGGTTCACCCTATACTTTTCGATATCGTGCTACTGATAATCAATGTATAATTAGTttgataataaatttaatgtccCTCATAATGACAGTGCATTTTGAATCATGCGGAACGAAATATCGGAAATTTTGTTCACGTCAATATATAGGTCCATCGCCTATactaaaaatatagtagggtggcggaagataggacacacttcgttctattttctcgtcccatttagtagtaaacaaagaacattaaaagaattctaaaactgtatcctcaccacttttatagaccgttggtgattgttcaaaacaagggatgtttggataatgtgtgctaaagatgtcccgtcttcccccaccctactatatatctagATTAGGCCATGATAGGTGGTACGTCGTACTTAGAACGAATTAattaatgatgtcattttaaaacgtatatataaaaaatcaaaacttcctttttaaacatacagtataaaattacaactgattattattttatttgataataaattaCACATCTAATAAGCGCAAAATTGGGATGCAAAGTAAATGAGTGGTAGAATCAAAACACGAAAAAAGCTTGGATAAATGGCAGAACCTGCTCCGTTATATGGTTCAGGTAAACCATGATCTTGTAAGGAAATTTTCCTTTGGAATTTTTGACTTAGAACGGGCTGTGACAAAACTGAGCGGGGTTGATATGGGCCTGTGAGGTTAATGTAGAAGCCAGTTGCATCTAACATGTCGCAAAACTGTTCTCTGTAGTCTGTTTGCACCACTGATTTGGGAATATCGATGAGAATGTTGTTCCAATTATTTTCCGAAGACtgtaaatatacatatttagtAGGTTGTTTGAAATGAACtatgttttcaatttatttctcgtcccatttggtaatatagaaagaaatttcaaagaattaaactGTACCCTCGCGACTCTAATGaagcgttgttgattgttaaaacacgattagaaaatgggatcttatgtgctaaaggtatcctaATTTACCCCATATTCCTATTCGGTTTAAAACGGCCAATTTTACAACTTACATATGGCGGCCAATAGTCGACTTCAGCAAGTTGGGGTCTCAAATTGCTGTTTGGGTTTCCATCGACTGCGAATCGGCTCCAGTATGTAGAGAATATATCCGAAGCCAAATCATCATTGTCCGTGAAAGTTACGCTGTTAAATAAATGGTGCAAAGTAACGGTTTTCGACCATACACTTGACAACCCTTTCTACATGCAataactatgtttttatttacccaTATCCTTCAGGtgacttaaaaacaaaaataatttccgACGAGTGAAACGCGTATCCACACACGCCGTCTACGCTGTTCCATTCAATACATGCTTCCCCTCCGAAAGGATATGCGCTGTTGTACAGATATAACGGAGCTTGGCCGGAAACTTTTGCAGCAGTTGACGAAACGGACGCAAATCTGTTGGAATATATCCAATCGTCAGCTACACGTTAGTGTGCACAAAAATATCTCTAAcgatatagttttttttttatattgtataccTTCCGAGCGCCCTGTTTGGGCAAGCAAAAACAAGATCAGTCAGTTCCTGACTCAAGATGTCGCTATAGTCATAGTCAAGCCCAGGTCTCGTGCCTGCTAGTGCGATGTACGCGTTTGAAACTATTTCTCCGTTTGTGGGTCCAAGAATAGCATTATTAAAGGCCTAAACAAGAACAAAATGTTTGCGGCATGTTTAGCAGTGgtctgtatatatatgtataaatatatagtagggtggggaagatgggacggctttaccacataatatccaaatatcctgatcgtgtttaaacaactaacagcaTATGGGAGTAttgagcatacggtttaataattttttgaatgttttttatttactaccaaatgggagcagaaaatagaatgaaacgatatcccatcttcccccaccataatGTATACCAACTGTTACAATTCACTTTATGTTCAGTTACCAGGTACTTACCTGAAATAATAGTTTACTCAAAGTCAACCCAACGCCATGAAAAAGAGCACTCGCATATATCATTTCCTCATTATTGGTCCCGAAAATGATTTCTTTATCAGTGTTCCATTTACCCTCTTGAAACAGCTTCATATGTTGGTCGGAAAAATCAACCCCATCAATGTAAGGCCGGAATGGTTCGATGCCGTTAAACAATTCTCTTTGTAGAAGACTTCGAACCATTACCTTAGGGGTGCATGTTGCAAGCACCATAGGGTCTATTGATCTGTGAGAATAAAGGGCTTTATAGTTATCGCTTACTTTACATTGGTTTATGCGGCTTTGTGGGATTTGATAAAAGTGCCCAACTTTAGTACAGtatagggtggaggaagataggacaaattttaactgtattttctcgtcctatttatgagtaaacaaaaaacattcaaagaattataaaacgacagcctcatgactctcatagaccgttgttaattgttttaaacacgatcaggatgctcggatattatgtgctaagatgtcccatcttcccctgcaCAGGGGAGGGGGTACGTGCTACCTTCGCTTTTTAAAGATCACAATACAACTAATTACTATATTGACCTGAGACAAGTAATATCACCAGCAGCACACTTAATGGCTTGTAGAACTCTCTCGGTTACACCAAGGGCTTGATCTACTGTATTGAAAGCCATTGCTGCAGGGTTGCTTTCTGTAAGTGCTCGTTTAAACAAGTTGCTGCTTTTGGCTGAAATGAGATGATAATGAACTGACTGTGCACCGGCACTTTCTCCAAAAATCATCACCTATTATCAAAAGATTTTTGGTATACATCTGTACTACAttgttatgtataaaaaattaactcaCGTTGTCCTTATCTCCACCGAACTTCCCGATGTTGTCCTGCACCCATTGCAGTGCTAGTTGCTGATCTTTAAATCCTTGATTCGCTTCAATAAGATttccattttctttaaaaagaagaaatcCAAACGGACCTGTAGTTTATAAGCGTGTTAGCATTTGAACACGTGCCATTAAAACTTAGTTTACAAACCCAATCTGTAGTTAATAGTAACTACAACGGCGTTGGCAGCTTGGCTGATCCAACGGCCGTCAATTTCAGAGTCGGTTCCGCTTCCAGAGAAAAAGAATCCACCGTGAATGTATACCATTACTGGGAGCTTTTTAGTCGGTTCTTGTTCGGGATCGGAAAGATCAAGAGATGTTGGCACGTTTACGTTGAGTACAAGGCAATCCTCTGTCATCAACACACCCTGGGGATTcaggttatttatatataggggtatttgttatgtttttttttagaacaaCGAGACATAAATGAGTGTAGCCtaattttgtataatatttgcgggtgggcaactacagtctttcaaacacaagtgttccgtttcataccgTAAACGAGTAACATATATGGAGAGGCAGAAAACGGGGCagaggcgcgctaaccaaacAGATTATacttacgtcacaaaaacCGTCGTCATCGCAATGTTCCATCTGGTAGCACATCCGATAATCAGGCACTGATGCATTGAGTGCTTTAGTGAAAGCGTCCACTGGTTGCGGTGGCATAAACCTGTAGATTTAAGTTGAGTTCTTAACAAATTTAACTCAATAATTTGAGTTGCTTTTACCTGAGTGGTCCTATGGGAGGATTGGCGTATGGAATGCTGTAGAAAGCTTGAGATTCTGGATGCGAGGCGCCATTGACTAGTCCACTGTTTATTCTGACTGTTGGATGAGTCTCGGAATAGGTGTAGTcaattttcattctttttggGCGGAACGGGGTTGGCCTGATTGGGACGACATGTTCATGACGTTGAATTATGCCGGTATCTTTAGAACCTGTCTCATATTTGATTTCCTGCTCGAGTTGCTGGATTATTGTAACAACTGCGTTTGCTATTGCATTTGAATGCGCCTTAACGCATACAATGCatgtcaaaaataaaatgataccCGTGTATCGTAACATCGTTTAAGAACTATTTTTGCAAGCACAGTAACTAAAAAGGCGATTCCTGCTGGAGCATATAAACATACAGTTAACCTTACTTACGCAAAAACCTACAGCTTGTCTAATCCTGTACGATTGGttgctatatatataggatGGACTCCGTGGGGTAAACCGAGACCCAAAACCTCAAAGTTTGAGAACCAAGTTCAATAAACTGTTATCTTGTGTGAgtgtttgcattttaaatttttgatgcTTTATTCTACAGGATCGAAATGTCCGAAGGTCAAAGTTGCCGTCATTATACATGGTCGGAATGTTAAGGTCAGGATGCTGTGACGCTTAACCTTTTTAATTACCTCGTCGCCTTGGCGACAAAACGGGTTAATTAAACAGTGGTGATTGGAAGCATGAAGTGCAAATGTTATACGAGACAGAATTAGCACTTACGAGACCGCTAAACAATTGAATCTTGCAGTCCTGCACAAAGTACTTAAGATTTTGTCACGTAGGCTGCATGTGCACCTGtaatatttattctgtttttatcaGCTAATTTACAAAATGCGTTTGTAAATAGAGTTCATTTTGgagatttacaaaaaaaacgttaaattAACGTCGGGCGTGTACACTCAATGACACAACGGTTTTACATCTGAAGTGGGAAACTGCTGCATGGCATAAAGACCAATTAACCGCTTCTGTTATATAGGACAACTGCTGCATTGCAAAATCAGTGATCCTATCTCTCCAATAACGGCTTATGGTAAATTCCCGAAGAGTTATGGTTTTGTGTTAACAACGGTAAAGGAATGATAGAATGTAGACAGGAGGCCGTATGGTGGACGCATACCCGACAGGCCCACACGTGTCTTCGCTCTATTaactaaatgaaatatttgttattgtaaagCACAGCTGAACATGTTGTTGATAATGTAAACATGGATATATTTTGCGCTTCCAGTTCGTatgcttttataaaatatcgcACTGAAGCATATAAACTCACGGTGTAGAACATagataaaaatgtaaagttatgtagttttttcaactgttaatttttttgctgtgAAATACTACATAATTCATATTctaacaaaatgtttattgtcatgttattataaaatgcAACATTTACTGTTTAAATGTCACCAAttactatatatgtacatttgTAACTAGCTTGTATGGGTTTTAGTCTCCATGTTTACAcatgaatttattttactgcGAAACGAGTTCGGAAAACAGAAGTTTCTAGATTGTTCTATTCgattaataaacaataaagtgTAAGGTAATTGGTGCCGTACGTAAAAACAGACTTTTCTGTTTTCTGTAATACGTTTTAAGCAGTAATATTGTCGTTTGGAGGTAAAAAGGTTGCCATTCAGCGTCACTTGAGACTGAGTATTATGTTGTTTGTTCTgtattgtgtttgtgtttgATTTCATGTGTTGTCACTACGTCatcattaaatatttctttcttaAAATGTATTAGATGTATCTTAGAATCGTAAGTGAGAAAGGACATCGTTGAGTTTACTATTTTAAATCATTGCACTCTTCCTGTAAGAGAACTGTAGTATTTTGACAAATATGACCGATTATTACGAAGTGTTAGGAATACGAAAAGAAGCGACAGAATCTGATATCAAAAAGGCCTATCGAAAACTTGCACTGAAATGGCATCCTGACAAAAATCCAGACAACCAAGAAGAGGCAGAAAAACGCTTCAAGGATATCAGTGAAGCATATGAAGTGCTTTCTGATAAAGACAAACGTAGCGTGTATGATAGGTACGGCAAAGAAGGTTTAACAGGTGGAGGGGGCGGTGGGGGTGCTGGTGCAGGAATGCCAAATTTCCACTTTGAGTTCCACTCTCCTGAAGATATCTTCCAGCAATTCTTCGGTAATCAAAATCCATTTGGAGATTTTTTTGGTGAAAATTCATCGTCTCGTCGGCAAAGAAACCAAGATCCTTTCGCCGGCTTTGGAATGGGTACTGGCTTTCAGTCGTTTGGTTTTCCAGAGTTTAATGATATGGGATTTGGTGGCACATCCAGTTTTACATCGTTTAGCAGCAATAGTGGCGGGGGTGGAGGGTTTCGTGGGAAGTCGGTAACAAAGACGATAAAAACTGTAAATGGGGAACGTGTTGagacaaaaaaagttgttgaGAATGGCTCAGAAAGGGTGGAAGTTAGGAAAAATGGGAAACTTACATCCATTCAGGTAGATGGGAAACCTGATGACTATCAACTCGCTGTTGAGTTGAGTAAAGAAGAGAATGGCCCATCCACTAATCATGTTACTAAGCGGGTTCATAGTCGGTCCAGTGGATTTTCTCCCTTCAGTAACTTTGGCTCCTATCACGATGATTTTGCTGATGAAGATCTACAAAGAGCAACAGAGGAGAGCATTAGAGATGAACAGAAACGAAGGCgaaagaataaaaacttaGGAGGAATGAAAGCTAGTAATtccagaaataaaaatttttaaattgttttctttgttcCTGTTAATTGTATCATATTTGTTAATAGAGATGTTTATATCTAAATCTATGTAAATCTAATTGTAAGTGCGGCCcaaaaaatgcttaaaaaaacTTAGCAAATATACATATGCTAAAAAGTGAAACTCTATTtctttaatgatttttttgatttaacttatgtaaaatttttgtATGTCGCTTTCTTATTTAGTctctattttatttctatgcgCTTTTTGTTTAGTAAACAGTTCTAGATGCGCTATGTAAGGTTT from Ciona intestinalis chromosome 2, KH, whole genome shotgun sequence carries:
- the LOC100175344 gene encoding dnaJ homolog subfamily B member 6, which produces MTDYYEVLGIRKEATESDIKKAYRKLALKWHPDKNPDNQEEAEKRFKDISEAYEVLSDKDKRSVYDRYGKEGLTGGGGGGGAGAGMPNFHFEFHSPEDIFQQFFGNQNPFGDFFGENSSSRRQRNQDPFAGFGMGTGFQSFGFPEFNDMGFGGTSSFTSFSSNSGGGGGFRGKSVTKTIKTVNGERVETKKVVENGSERVEVRKNGKLTSIQVDGKPDDYQLAVELSKEENGPSTNHVTKRVHSRSSGFSPFSNFGSYHDDFADEDLQRATEESIRDEQKRRRKNKNLGGMKASNSRNKNF
- the LOC100180803 gene encoding uncharacterized protein LOC100180803: MLRYTGIILFLTCIVCVKAHSNAIANAVVTIIQQLEQEIKYETGSKDTGIIQRHEHVVPIRPTPFRPKRMKIDYTYSETHPTVRINSGLVNGASHPESQAFYSIPYANPPIGPLRFMPPQPVDAFTKALNASVPDYRMCYQMEHCDDDGFCDGVLMTEDCLVLNVNVPTSLDLSDPEQEPTKKLPVMVYIHGGFFFSGSGTDSEIDGRWISQAANAVVVTINYRLGPFGFLLFKENGNLIEANQGFKDQQLALQWVQDNIGKFGGDKDNVMIFGESAGAQSVHYHLISAKSSNLFKRALTESNPAAMAFNTVDQALGVTERVLQAIKCAAGDITCLRSIDPMVLATCTPKVMVRSLLQRELFNGIEPFRPYIDGVDFSDQHMKLFQEGKWNTDKEIIFGTNNEEMIYASALFHGVGLTLSKLLFQAFNNAILGPTNGEIVSNAYIALAGTRPGLDYDYSDILSQELTDLVFACPNRALGRFASVSSTAAKVSGQAPLYLYNSAYPFGGEACIEWNSVDGVCGYAFHSSEIIFVFKSPEGYGVTFTDNDDLASDIFSTYWSRFAVDGNPNSNLRPQLAEVDYWPPYSSENNWNNILIDIPKSVVQTDYREQFCDMLDATGFYINLTGPYQPRSVLSQPVLSQKFQRKISLQDHGLPEPYNGAGSAIYPSFFRVLILPLIYFASQFCAY